The Pelmatolapia mariae isolate MD_Pm_ZW linkage group LG10_11, Pm_UMD_F_2, whole genome shotgun sequence genome includes a region encoding these proteins:
- the pld2 gene encoding phospholipase D1 isoform X1 has product MASPEDVIEPLAESAAAQSLLRRRFSHDCHNFTKDELDGLMSRSEGRPFIVVHRLSEIEDEGIPYFIPDVPVKCRLDNTEKHTTRSRSRMANVSIGTLYTLHLTHGQFHWTIKRKYKNFQEVHRDLYKHKMMLHLLPIGRFAKERQQLRNVSEEMPSLHGTERARRTSSKVKYLEEYLNCLLESTFCRNYSSMLEFLSISPLSFVSDLGPKGLEGYILKRSGGHRIQGLNCIGHHQICFRWSRRWLVVKDSFLLYMKRDTGSINFVLLFDPEFKMKVGRADTGTKYGVCFDNYTRNLIIKCNSYRQSHWWSYEINRLAETCDFLKLQRFDGFAPPRENTLTKWYVNGSGYFADLADALEQAKEEIFITDWWLSPELFLKRPATNNYWRLDEILKRKAEMGVKVCVLLYKEVEMALGINSEHSKRTLMNMHPNIKVMRHPDHMSSVVYLWAHHEKMVAIDQTVAFVGGLDLAFGRWDDSQYHLTDLGLTETTDRVTEGEMRNDVDGNGMADGSKTSEPDKQGEQDPHDLAGNTKLWLGKDYNNFIKRDWVQLDRPFEDNIDRTTVPRMPWRDLSAAFHGKAARDVARHFIQRWNFTKIFKIKYKDDFYPYLLPKSHSTADSLPFTVPGSKKAKVQVLRSADRWSTGTCESSIHNAYIDTIKKSEHYIYIENQFFISCSDQKTVHNGIGDAIVNRILRAYREKKKYRVYVVVPLLPGFEGDISTGGGNAIQAILHFTYRTMCRGEFSILSRLSELKDQWTEYITLCGLRTHAQLSESPVTELIYVHSKTLIADDRCYIIGSANINDRSMLGSRDSELAVFVEDEERVPSIMGGEEYQAGPLTLALRKECFRVLVGAASDPSINIDDPISDEFFFLVWNDTAKTNVNIYDKVFKCLPCNSVHSIQALRDYLNVTRLCDTDPEQAKEELKAIRGLLVHFPLKFLCEENLLPPRNTKEGMAPVGLWT; this is encoded by the exons ATGGCCAGTCCAGAGGACGTGATCGAGCCGTTGGCAGAGAGCGCAGCTGCCCAAAGCCTTCTTAGACGACGCTTCTCACACGACTGCCACAATTTCACTAAAGACGAGCTAGATGGCCTCATGTCGCGCAGTG AAGGACGTCCTTTCATCGTGGTGCATCGTCTTTCCGAAATAGAAGATGAGGGTATACCTTATTTCATCCCTGATGTTCCTGTTAAATGCAGACTGGACAACACAGAGAAGCACACTACACGCTCAAGG tccagaatGGCGAAT GTTAGTATTGGGACCCTGTATACATTGCATCTAACACATGGCCAGTTCCACTGGACTATAAAGAGGAAGTACAAGAACTTTCAGGAGGTGCATCGTGACCTTTACAAGCACAAGATGATGCTTCATTTACTCCCTATTGGAAG ATTTGCAAAGGAGAGGCAGCAGCTGAGAAATGTGTCGGAAGAAATGCCCAGCCTACATGGGACTGAGCGGGCCAGAAGAACCTCCAGCAAAGTG AAATACCTTGAGGAGTACCTGAATTGTCTATTGGAGAGCACATTCTGTAGAAATTATAGCAGCATG TTGGAGTTCCTCTCTATCAGTCCCCTCTCCTTTGTCTCTGATCTTGGACCCAAGGGCTT GGAGGGATATATCTTGAAGAGGTCAGGGGGTCACCGAATCCAAGGCCTGAACTGTATAGGCCATCATCAGATCTGCTTCCGCTGGTCACGCCGCTGGCTGGTGGTGAAAGACTCTTTCCTGTTGTACATGAAACGAGATACTGGCAGCATCAACTTCGTGCTGCTGTTTGATCCAGAGTTCAAAATGAAAGTGGGTCGTGCTGACACAGGCACCAAATATGGAGTCTGCTTTGACAACTATACTCG GAATTTGATTATCAAGTGCAACAGCTATAGACAAAGTCATTGGTGGAGTTATGAAATCAACCGTCTGGCAGAAACATGTGACTTTCTCAAATTGCAACGCTTTGATGGATTCGCTCCACCACGGGAGAACACGCTCACTAAATG GTATGTGAATGGAAGTGGTTACTTCGCCGACCTGGCTGATGCTCTCGAACAAGCCAAGGAGGAGATTTTCATCACAGATTGGTG gcTCAGCCCTGAATTGTTCCTAAAGAGACCAGCAACTAACAACTACTGGCGGCTCGATGAGATCCTCAAACGCAAAGCA GAAATGGGAGTCAAAGTTTGTGTATTGCTGTACAAAGAGGTGGAGATGGCACTTGGCATCAATAGTGAGCACAGCAAGAGGACTCTAATGAATATGCACCCAAACATCAAG GTGATGCGGCATCCTGACCACATGTCTTCTGTGGTGTACCTATGGGCTCACCATGAGAAAATGGTGGCCATTGACCAAACAGTAGCCTTTGTAGGGGGACTTGACCTGGCTTTTGGGAGATGGGATGACAGCCAGTATCACCTAACTGACCTTGGTTTGACAGAGACGACCGACAGGGTAACTGAAGGCGAAATGAGGAATGATGTAGAT GGCAATGGTATGGCTGATGGCTCTAAAACATCTGAGCCAGATAAGCAAGGAGAGCAGGACCCACATGATTTGGCTGGTAACACTAAACTGTGGCTTGGCAAAGATTACAATAACTTTATCAAGAGAGACTGGGTCCAGCTGGATAGACCATTTGAAG ATAACATTGATCGTACTACAGTTCCTCGCATGCCGTGGCGTGACCTGTCTGCTGCTTTTCATGGCAAAGCTGCCAGGGATGTAGCCCGCCACTTCATCCAGCGCTGGAATTTTACCAAG ATCTTCAAAATCAAGTACAAAGACGACTTCTACCCTTACCTTCTTCCCAAGTCTCATTCCACTGCTGACTCTCTGCCATTCACGGTGCCTGGGTCCAAGAAAGCCAAAGTGCAG GTGCTGCGCTCTGCTGATCGTTGGTCAACTGGAACCTGTGAGAGCTCAATCCATAACGCCTACATCGACACCATCAAGAAGAGTGAACACTACATCTACATCGAG AACCAGTTCTTCATCAGCTGTTCCGACCAGAAGACTGTCCATAATGGCATTGGTGATGCAATCGTAAATCGAATTCTGCGTGCCTACAG agaaaagaagaagtaCAGGGTGTATGTGGTGGTGCCTCTGCTTCCTGGATTTGAAGGAGACATCAGTACAGGAGGTGGAAATGCCATTCAGGCTATTCTGCACTTCACTTACAG GACCATGTGCCGAGGGGAGTTCTCCATCCTGTCGAGACTAAGCGAAT TGAAGGATCAGTGGACAGAGTACATCACACTGTGCGGATTGAGGACGCATGCCCAGCTCTCCGAGTCACCTGTCACAGAGCTCATCTATGTTCACAGCAAGACCCTTATTGCTGATGACCGCTGCTATATCATTG GATCAGCCAACATTAATGACCGTAGCATGCTGGGCTCCCGAGACAGTGAGTTGGCAGTATTTGTGGAAGATGAAGAGAGGGTCCCATCCATCATGGGAGGGGAGGAATACCAGGCAGGACCACTGACACTCGCTCTACGCAAAGAGTGCTTCAG GGTTCTTGTTGGAGCTGCTTCAGACCCCAGTATCAATATTGATGatccaatcagtgatgaatTCTTCTTCTTGGTTTGGAATGACACTGCTAAAACGAATGTTAACATTTATGACAAG GTGTTCAAGTGCCTGCCCTGCAACAGTGTCCATAGCATACAAGCCCTGAGGGACTATTTGAATGTGACTCGCCTCTGTGACACAGACCCCGAGCAGGCCAAAGAGGAACTAAAGGCCATCCGAGGACTGCTGGTCCATTTCCCCTTAAAGTTCCTGTGTGAGGAAAACTTGCTGCCTCCACGGAACACTAAAGAAGGCATGGCTCCTGTAGGGCTGTGGACATAA
- the pld2 gene encoding phospholipase D1 isoform X2 codes for MASPEDVIEPLAESAAAQSLLRRRFSHDCHNFTKDELDGLMSRSEGRPFIVVHRLSEIEDEGIPYFIPDVPVKCRLDNTEKHTTRSRVSIGTLYTLHLTHGQFHWTIKRKYKNFQEVHRDLYKHKMMLHLLPIGRFAKERQQLRNVSEEMPSLHGTERARRTSSKVKYLEEYLNCLLESTFCRNYSSMLEFLSISPLSFVSDLGPKGLEGYILKRSGGHRIQGLNCIGHHQICFRWSRRWLVVKDSFLLYMKRDTGSINFVLLFDPEFKMKVGRADTGTKYGVCFDNYTRNLIIKCNSYRQSHWWSYEINRLAETCDFLKLQRFDGFAPPRENTLTKWYVNGSGYFADLADALEQAKEEIFITDWWLSPELFLKRPATNNYWRLDEILKRKAEMGVKVCVLLYKEVEMALGINSEHSKRTLMNMHPNIKVMRHPDHMSSVVYLWAHHEKMVAIDQTVAFVGGLDLAFGRWDDSQYHLTDLGLTETTDRVTEGEMRNDVDGNGMADGSKTSEPDKQGEQDPHDLAGNTKLWLGKDYNNFIKRDWVQLDRPFEDNIDRTTVPRMPWRDLSAAFHGKAARDVARHFIQRWNFTKIFKIKYKDDFYPYLLPKSHSTADSLPFTVPGSKKAKVQVLRSADRWSTGTCESSIHNAYIDTIKKSEHYIYIENQFFISCSDQKTVHNGIGDAIVNRILRAYREKKKYRVYVVVPLLPGFEGDISTGGGNAIQAILHFTYRTMCRGEFSILSRLSELKDQWTEYITLCGLRTHAQLSESPVTELIYVHSKTLIADDRCYIIGSANINDRSMLGSRDSELAVFVEDEERVPSIMGGEEYQAGPLTLALRKECFRVLVGAASDPSINIDDPISDEFFFLVWNDTAKTNVNIYDKVFKCLPCNSVHSIQALRDYLNVTRLCDTDPEQAKEELKAIRGLLVHFPLKFLCEENLLPPRNTKEGMAPVGLWT; via the exons ATGGCCAGTCCAGAGGACGTGATCGAGCCGTTGGCAGAGAGCGCAGCTGCCCAAAGCCTTCTTAGACGACGCTTCTCACACGACTGCCACAATTTCACTAAAGACGAGCTAGATGGCCTCATGTCGCGCAGTG AAGGACGTCCTTTCATCGTGGTGCATCGTCTTTCCGAAATAGAAGATGAGGGTATACCTTATTTCATCCCTGATGTTCCTGTTAAATGCAGACTGGACAACACAGAGAAGCACACTACACGCTCAAGG GTTAGTATTGGGACCCTGTATACATTGCATCTAACACATGGCCAGTTCCACTGGACTATAAAGAGGAAGTACAAGAACTTTCAGGAGGTGCATCGTGACCTTTACAAGCACAAGATGATGCTTCATTTACTCCCTATTGGAAG ATTTGCAAAGGAGAGGCAGCAGCTGAGAAATGTGTCGGAAGAAATGCCCAGCCTACATGGGACTGAGCGGGCCAGAAGAACCTCCAGCAAAGTG AAATACCTTGAGGAGTACCTGAATTGTCTATTGGAGAGCACATTCTGTAGAAATTATAGCAGCATG TTGGAGTTCCTCTCTATCAGTCCCCTCTCCTTTGTCTCTGATCTTGGACCCAAGGGCTT GGAGGGATATATCTTGAAGAGGTCAGGGGGTCACCGAATCCAAGGCCTGAACTGTATAGGCCATCATCAGATCTGCTTCCGCTGGTCACGCCGCTGGCTGGTGGTGAAAGACTCTTTCCTGTTGTACATGAAACGAGATACTGGCAGCATCAACTTCGTGCTGCTGTTTGATCCAGAGTTCAAAATGAAAGTGGGTCGTGCTGACACAGGCACCAAATATGGAGTCTGCTTTGACAACTATACTCG GAATTTGATTATCAAGTGCAACAGCTATAGACAAAGTCATTGGTGGAGTTATGAAATCAACCGTCTGGCAGAAACATGTGACTTTCTCAAATTGCAACGCTTTGATGGATTCGCTCCACCACGGGAGAACACGCTCACTAAATG GTATGTGAATGGAAGTGGTTACTTCGCCGACCTGGCTGATGCTCTCGAACAAGCCAAGGAGGAGATTTTCATCACAGATTGGTG gcTCAGCCCTGAATTGTTCCTAAAGAGACCAGCAACTAACAACTACTGGCGGCTCGATGAGATCCTCAAACGCAAAGCA GAAATGGGAGTCAAAGTTTGTGTATTGCTGTACAAAGAGGTGGAGATGGCACTTGGCATCAATAGTGAGCACAGCAAGAGGACTCTAATGAATATGCACCCAAACATCAAG GTGATGCGGCATCCTGACCACATGTCTTCTGTGGTGTACCTATGGGCTCACCATGAGAAAATGGTGGCCATTGACCAAACAGTAGCCTTTGTAGGGGGACTTGACCTGGCTTTTGGGAGATGGGATGACAGCCAGTATCACCTAACTGACCTTGGTTTGACAGAGACGACCGACAGGGTAACTGAAGGCGAAATGAGGAATGATGTAGAT GGCAATGGTATGGCTGATGGCTCTAAAACATCTGAGCCAGATAAGCAAGGAGAGCAGGACCCACATGATTTGGCTGGTAACACTAAACTGTGGCTTGGCAAAGATTACAATAACTTTATCAAGAGAGACTGGGTCCAGCTGGATAGACCATTTGAAG ATAACATTGATCGTACTACAGTTCCTCGCATGCCGTGGCGTGACCTGTCTGCTGCTTTTCATGGCAAAGCTGCCAGGGATGTAGCCCGCCACTTCATCCAGCGCTGGAATTTTACCAAG ATCTTCAAAATCAAGTACAAAGACGACTTCTACCCTTACCTTCTTCCCAAGTCTCATTCCACTGCTGACTCTCTGCCATTCACGGTGCCTGGGTCCAAGAAAGCCAAAGTGCAG GTGCTGCGCTCTGCTGATCGTTGGTCAACTGGAACCTGTGAGAGCTCAATCCATAACGCCTACATCGACACCATCAAGAAGAGTGAACACTACATCTACATCGAG AACCAGTTCTTCATCAGCTGTTCCGACCAGAAGACTGTCCATAATGGCATTGGTGATGCAATCGTAAATCGAATTCTGCGTGCCTACAG agaaaagaagaagtaCAGGGTGTATGTGGTGGTGCCTCTGCTTCCTGGATTTGAAGGAGACATCAGTACAGGAGGTGGAAATGCCATTCAGGCTATTCTGCACTTCACTTACAG GACCATGTGCCGAGGGGAGTTCTCCATCCTGTCGAGACTAAGCGAAT TGAAGGATCAGTGGACAGAGTACATCACACTGTGCGGATTGAGGACGCATGCCCAGCTCTCCGAGTCACCTGTCACAGAGCTCATCTATGTTCACAGCAAGACCCTTATTGCTGATGACCGCTGCTATATCATTG GATCAGCCAACATTAATGACCGTAGCATGCTGGGCTCCCGAGACAGTGAGTTGGCAGTATTTGTGGAAGATGAAGAGAGGGTCCCATCCATCATGGGAGGGGAGGAATACCAGGCAGGACCACTGACACTCGCTCTACGCAAAGAGTGCTTCAG GGTTCTTGTTGGAGCTGCTTCAGACCCCAGTATCAATATTGATGatccaatcagtgatgaatTCTTCTTCTTGGTTTGGAATGACACTGCTAAAACGAATGTTAACATTTATGACAAG GTGTTCAAGTGCCTGCCCTGCAACAGTGTCCATAGCATACAAGCCCTGAGGGACTATTTGAATGTGACTCGCCTCTGTGACACAGACCCCGAGCAGGCCAAAGAGGAACTAAAGGCCATCCGAGGACTGCTGGTCCATTTCCCCTTAAAGTTCCTGTGTGAGGAAAACTTGCTGCCTCCACGGAACACTAAAGAAGGCATGGCTCCTGTAGGGCTGTGGACATAA